TTTCGGCATACGTGGCCCGTGCGCCATGCCTCTCCAGTCTCCAGTCTCCACTATCCTCTCTAGTAGTCTCTAGTCTACCCGCCGCCGGCTACTCTGTCCCGTGCGACCGGCGGGCAGCGAAAGGAAAgccgccacccgcccgccgcgggccgcAGTGGCCGCCCTTGCCTGTTACGCACTAGCGCggacggcacggcacggcacggcatcgcacgcgccgacgccgacgcgcgcgCGGCGTGGACTCGGGAACCACCGCCGGCGTCGTGCGGGCCCCCGTCCGGCCGTCCGGCCCGAGCGCCGCGAGTAACGCTCGCTTGCTTGTACCCCACGTCCCACCACCCACCCATCAattcccggccggccggccagccggccggtACCAGCACGTCGCCCGCCCGTCGGTTTGCCTTTGCCTTTACCCCTGCCCCCGTTTTCCGGCCGGGCCGGCTGGCCCTGGCTGTACACTCCCCCCCGTAGTCCGTGTTAGCTGCGCCTGCCTCCCTGGATGTGGATCCGCCTGCCCAACCAAGTTGACACGGCTGCAGCGCAGGATTCTGCTGTACGTGGATCTGGCTGTCTTGTTCAATTGCGCGATTAACACTAGTTCGTACTCCTACATGGCTACATACCAAGGGTCCAAGATAGAGGTAGTCCTCCGAGTTGAGGCGTAGTCAGATCTGTGACGCCGGAAACGCAGGCCGTCGCGGGCAAGGACTCCAGCGCCTGCGGCGCTCGAGTTGAAACGGCGGTGGTATGCCGGCCAATCAACGCCGCCCAAACAACGATTTTTCAGACGACCCGAACAGCGCCGAGGGTGACGGAGTCGCGCGTGCACGACGCTGCTGCCCGCTGCCCACTGGCGATGCTCGAGCCCGGCAGGGCCTTCACGCCATTAACGTTGCATCGTCCCTGGTCCTCATGCCAGTTTTTTGCGCGGAGGTGCAGCGTTTTCGGTTCCAAGGGAAACGGCTGCTGCAGCGTGCAGGCAGGGCGGTAACTTACGTGAGGCCTCAGACCGTGGTATCCTGTGCCGGACCGATGACCCGGCCCTGCCGCGCCTCTGCTCATGGCTGAAAAATGCTTGCCCGGCCGTGAAGAACACAGAGAGTCAGAGACGCCGTTTTCAGTTCTGCGTCGATTTGTACGAGGGGGAGACTAACCAAAAAGTTGGTGCCGTCTTCTACCCGCGATCAACCTGCAAGGTACAGGCCGCGCAAGTTTCTGAAGCTTTCAGCTCGACGCACGCGAATGGACCGGGGGCACCGACGGCCAGGGTAAGCTCCGGCAGTGTTTGGGTGGGGCTGTCACCGTTCACCGACCCGGCGACCCCCAGTCCCCAGAAAGATGCGGGGGCTGGTCGTCGGATGGAGTCCGAGCAACGGCAATCGCGGCGGCGCTGAACTTGCCCGCACGTCGCAGCGATCTTGGGCAGTTGTCACCAAAGCCTAGGTATGCAAAGTTGCAAACTGAAACTGTTAACTGTTATAAGCGCGCGTGTTTCTAGAGTACAGTTTTGCGTCTATTTGTGCGCAAAGAAGTTCAACCAAATTTCCAACGCTAAGGGTTTAGCCGTTTAAGATCACTCTCACAAGTCACGAGCCAGTGAAGTGAACTCCCCCCTGGTCATCGTAACTGGTGGCCAGGGTTCCGGTCCAAGTCGCCGGGTCTGACTCTGACCCCCAACATTTGACTGGAGCAAGCTCGATCAGTGAAATCGTTAGACCACAGCATGAAATCCACCCGATGCTTGATGCATCCAATTATGGGGCATGTCGAAAGATCAAGTACATCCAGCCACACATATATAAGCACACTGTGAGCCTCGTTGGTCGTTGCACCAGTCACACCTCAGTGAGCTGCTTGAGACCTGCAGCTTGTAGAAGTAGGAGCAGCAGCTAGACTGAAGATATGcttgggaggaggagaggcggaTCGTCATCCAAGTCGCGTGAACCCAACACCGGGACGGCGGGCGCTGCTAAAAACGGTCAGGGGGTGACCGTCTCACAGTTCATCACGCAGCTCGGTACGCTGAACTGAACTCGTCTGCTTCGGCTGTTACCATTTTCCGGTGTTCAGTAAGAGAAACTGACCGATTCTTACGTCCTTTTGGCAGATGAGTCTGTGACGAAGAGGCTGGATCGCATGAATCAGAGGCTGAGGCTGCTTGAGCAGCAGATGGAGACACTGGAGGCTGACGTCGCCAAGGCAAGCAGAGGTTCCGTTAACGTAGAAGGTTGCAGCTGAATGGCCTATTGCCTTAAGCGGCTCTGCAGGCGAATTTAGATGATAGCATCAGCGACTTCGCCTGGCACTGTAGGCGAGCACTATGGTCGGACTCGGAATTTTCAGGTCGTTTTAGAGGGCTCGATACTGCAGTTATATTCCTTCGCTACTGCGAAACCATCTGTTATATTTGGATCACCAATCAGATTTTCTCTGTGCAAACTACAGATGACACAAATTCATTGAATTTTGATCACCAATCACCATGATGGTATTACTCAAAACTGCATAATCAAGTTTACAACAATATATAAAATGGTGGCTCTCAAAGGAAGAGAGAAAACTGTAGCTCCTCAGTCTAAGTGCATATATACAAGaggcccttttcttttcatttctcaGCACTAGCTAAGCCTACATACTTTTCCATCTCAGAGAAATGAACGTGTACAGTTCTTGCACAGGACGCAGAAACTATTCCTTAACCTGAAGGAAAGCTAACTCTTAACAACTCAGAAAGCCATGGTAACAGCACGGAGAAGAGCATTGGCAGACTCAACTGCTGAAGTGCGCAAATACTGTGACATGAAGAACTAAAGAACAAGGTTACTCACAAGCTAGCTTCGTCCCAAAGCTGCTAAGGCAGATGGCGAACGCCTGGAATGCTGAGAGAGGCCGCCAATAATCCATAGTGAAGATATCAGTATCAACCTTACCAAACTGCAGGAGAACGGTTTCATCATCCCCCGCACTATCAGGATGGGTCGGATCGGCTGTAGCCACCAGCTGGAAATTCTTAACTGATGCAACTGTCACTCGCCCATGGAAGTTCAAGCACCAGCATTGCAAGTGCTCGTGCCACCGTGGAGCTTTGTTTCTAAGGACAGTGGTACCCGTACGCCTTAGAGACTTCACCTCGAGGGAATTCTCCCAGGTTTCTTGAACTGAGGGACACTCCATGGTGCAACACATCCTCCTAGGCCCTCTGGATTTGAGCAGGTTGTATTTGTAGGAAACCTGTCCAACGTCAAAGTTGCCTGACAATACTTGGGGGCTGATTCGCCTGCTTCCAAAGCAGCGAATAGATCGAGTGCTTGACGCCTTTGCACCATCATAGGGTGGCTGGCTGTCATATATTTTGAAGTTTGTTCCCCAAAAATcagacctgaaataggtgcagGAGTGCAGTTATGTCAATACCTCAAAGCTTACAGCACAAACACATGACTGACAAAACAGTCACTTGTCCAAATTGTCTGAATCAAGAAATCAAATGGCGAGTGGAGTAATGTACTGCAACATGACTGCTAACTTAAAATTTCAAGAGATTGTTAACATGCAGAGTTCCAATCCACAAGATCAAGAGGAACGAAGCAAGACAATAAGACCTTGTGTTTTTATTAAAGAAATATAAGAGACAACATGGACAGTCTATATCCAGGTATTATAGTTGTTTTCTTGATTAAAGAAAAAGTAATGGAAAAGTTAAATCAATCTTATGTCAAGTACTGGCTCAAATGCTCACGCTCATGTACAATAGCCCAGCGTAAATATGAAAAGAACTTCATAGATCATGTATTATTGTAGCAGGTATTGTCAATTGTCAATTAAAACTCATGAATTTTAAAGTTGAACCCTATCTGTCAGCAAAGCAATGCGTCCAAGATATACTAAAAGGTATAAGCAAACCATGCATTGCATGGAAGTACCTCAACTTTCCCACATATGCACTGTTTCCTTGTGACAGATCATCAGCATCAAGAGAAATAATGTACTCTGTGTGAGCACCCCGTCTAACCCTTTTAGCAGCCATGAGAAACTTCCCTTTACCCGTGGTGGATGTCAGATcttcaaaaattaaaaattagtaAACATTTTGTCATAAAAAAAAGCTTAGTGGACAATAAAATAATGAAAGAATAGCAATGTAAACTAACATGAATAATGTTTAAACAAGCATGCACTGAGTAAACTATTCCAGTGATCCATGTAAACTTTTGTCACTAGCTTATGCACACAATCTCCTCTTGCGTTCTATCAGAAGGCATGTCCAAGGTATGTAAATCTTGCCCTAAAAAAAAGGTATGTAAATCTTTTGTCCACACTATGAGCTTGTGCTAATAAAAAATCCTTTAGTGTGCTCTATCAAGCATTACACCGAAATAACACATAACATTCAGTTCTGAATTGTGGACAAACATGTAAAAGCAATTCAAACACAATATTCAGTAAAGATGAGCTTTGAATTGTGGACAAATATGTAAAAGCAATTCAAACACAGCATTCAGTGAAGACGAGCTCTGAACACATTGACCAAAGCGAATAGCAAAgatgaaagggaaaaaaatggaAACTCACAACAAACCATTTTATTCACACTGCCTGCCAAAGTGTTATTTAAGACTGAAGTTCACCACTAAGACGAATATGAATAATACAGCAAGGTATGAGGGGCAGAGCCGTGTGATCTCATATGAACTTACTGTTTGTAAATCCAAGGTAGAGATAAAACGTAGAGTTCTTCTTGTTTCGATTGATGAAGCACTGGATCGGGAAGTCTTTTGGCCCTGGCTGTCCAAATCACAAGGAATGAATGAAAAATGGATCAGTTTTAGCTATGGAGGTGCTGAAAAAAACTAGACTAGATACCTGAACCCACTCTTCTAAACCTTCAACAAAAAGTAGCACAGCTAAATTTGTGCTAAGCTGCTCAAACCCAAAAAAAGACTACAAGCCTTTGGCGTGTCTGGAACAAAATTATGAACTCAAAACTAGACAGCCACAGCCCTAATAGACAGTTCATAAAACTAAATGACAAGTAAAATTAGTGCCATATATTTGGATGTTGGGACATCAGAACATATAAAAACATAAAGTTCTTCAAACACATATACTATCAAATTATTTAGCGCCTAAGCTGAAACATTAGCACCTGAACTAAATCCAAGGAATGGAGGAAAAAAGGATCAGTTTTAGCTATAgaattgccaaaaaaaaactagaCTAGATACCTGAACCTACTCTTTTAAACCTTCAGCAAAAATTAGCTTAAGATGCTCAAACCCAAAAATGGACTACAAGCACAAGTAAAACTAGTGCCATATATTCAGATTTTGGGACATCAGAGCATAtcagagcatctccaacagtctccctttccccaatccaaaGAGTTGATAAGAAAGTAGTGCTCCAACAGTCTCCCTGTAACTTtcccttttcccaataattattggaacaaCGCAATAAGTTAccccaactctccctaaataaaggaggagttgtgactctcccaatacggtagttggattgggatgagattattgggagactgcaaaagcaactctcccaataatGGTGAAAGTGATATTAGAATATCCCTATTAACTAATTATTGGGAAACATTTATTgggagactgctggagatgctctaagaaCATAAAGTTCTCCATACACTATCAAATTATTTAGCGCCTAAGCCGAAACATTAGCACCTGAACTAAATATAAGGATTATTCTAGATTCCTAAAACAGCATTTTAACAGTTCGTAGCCATGGTGGCAATGCCCAAATCCTATCTCCCAAAATCCTCCACAAAACTGGCATTTCTACAGCTCTAATGCGGCAGCCCAGATACAAAATCAGCCGTATATTGACCAAAACACCCAGCGAATCGATGGTTCACGCAGCTCCCGGCGGGCTCCTCACCTGCTTGAGCGAGGCCGGGAACGTGATCTTCCCGGACTCGGGCAGCGGCCGCAGGACCGTCACGGCGACGTCGCGCCACCGCCTGCAGACGGAGGCGCAGGACACCACGTCCTtccgcgccggccaccgctccCCACCGGACGCCTCCACGCGCCgcaccacctccgccaccagctccggcagcagccgcgcccacctgtcctcctcctccgccgccgccaccccctcccgcCTCACCTGCACCCCCCTAGATAcaagcgacgccgccgccattcCGCACGCTGCGCACCACCTCCTCTTCCCCCACTTCCCTTCCCTGTGCCCTCGTCAGTGGTGGCGGCACAGGGCCGAGCGGAGATTGCTCGAAGGAGAACCCCCGTGTGGCGCCGCTCGGATAGGAAAAATAAATCCGCTCGTGCCTGCGGAATGCGGATCTAGCGCTCCTGTAGCGCGCTCCTTTATTGCTGCGCCCGACGGTTTCTAGAAGATCGGCTACGGATTTGGTTTGGCCTTTGGCGGGTGGGTTTGGGTACGAGCACACTCCGTTTCTGTCCACTTCCTACGCTGCGCTGCCGCGTTTTAGGGATGTTTGTCattttgaatactaattagaagtattaaatatagtttaattacaaaactaattacacggatggagtctaattcgcgagacgaatctattaagtctaattagtccatgatttgataatgtggtgttacagtaatcatttgctaatgatagattaattaggctcaatagattcgtctcgcgaattagtatagggttctgcagttagttttataattatctcatgtttagtccttctaattagcgtccgaacatccgatgtgaccctcctaaaatttagcagtacctcccatccaaacaccctcttagtcGTCGACGGGCTGTCGGATTCCAAATTGCAGAGGTGGGCAGCACGGATTGGCCACCAAGGGGTAAGATTTTGGCCATTCCAGGTAGGCATCGTGTCTGGAAACGTTCAGATGAGCAATAGCGTGTGCAGTGCAGTGTGAGAATCAGACAACGAGAGGCTTTGGACGCCATCTTCAGGAGATTTGCTTGCTTCAAATTGCAGCAGAAGGCCGGCTAAATTTAGCGTGGATTTAACAAAGGTTGACTACTAAAAgtctacaaaatacaacacgTTGGAGCATGTCCGGCGACCGGACAGCAGAACGCCAGAACCGGGTGTGGGGAGAGATAAGCAAGGCGGCAGCGGCATGTGTgtgacgaggacgacggcgacggcctccTACTCTGCGcatcatctctctccctctgtcTCTGTGGGCTCTGTTTGGGCTGGGCCTGTGATATCCTTGATT
This sequence is a window from Setaria italica strain Yugu1 chromosome III, Setaria_italica_v2.0, whole genome shotgun sequence. Protein-coding genes within it:
- the LOC101782791 gene encoding tubby-like F-box protein 10 — encoded protein: MAAASLVSRGVQVRREGVAAAEEEDRWARLLPELVAEVVRRVEASGGERWPARKDVVSCASVCRRWRDVAVTVLRPLPESGKITFPASLKQPGPKDFPIQCFINRNKKNSTFYLYLGFTNNLTSTTGKGKFLMAAKRVRRGAHTEYIISLDADDLSQGNSAYVGKLRSDFWGTNFKIYDSQPPYDGAKASSTRSIRCFGSRRISPQVLSGNFDVGQVSYKYNLLKSRGPRRMCCTMECPSVQETWENSLEVKSLRRTGTTVLRNKAPRWHEHLQCWCLNFHGRVTVASVKNFQLVATADPTHPDSAGDDETVLLQFGKVDTDIFTMDYWRPLSAFQAFAICLSSFGTKLACE